One segment of Pyricularia oryzae 70-15 chromosome 3, whole genome shotgun sequence DNA contains the following:
- a CDS encoding NAD/NADP octopine/nopaline dehydrogenase: MEIQQHICVIGAGPAGFALAADLISQGKQVLLYSHPTHMRQASAVISNGGLEISGAIEGFVRIPITTDIAEALAFSQVAFLTVPSTGQETILQEMEGYDLRHHTLIAIPGNLLSLIKKANVEVGNILETNLSPYSCRMDGGRLIVLGRKKRVMIAALHNDGDQGPAATAQFRAAVQDLFPAGVALQWCHNVVEACLANVNGVFHPIMMLMNAGRIESTGGDFLLYRDGLTPAVARAMLAIDGVRVAIGAALGLLVPSTLDVSNACYGQDFAALETLAERSPPHNRLRAPAEFAAHRNISEDVPDLLVPWCALAEALGIDASPVAAVVLLAEMSTGVDFMETGRNLKKLKLDALSRGELVAKFSPPVARYESRL; encoded by the coding sequence ATGGAAATACAACAACATATATGTGTTATTGGCGCAGGACCGGCAGGGTTTGCCCTTGCCGCAGACCTCATCAGCCAGGGAAAGCAGGTGCTGCTGTACTCTCACCCAACCCATATGCGGCAGGCCAGCGCAGTCATCAGCAATGGCGGACTTGAGATCAGCGGAGCCATAGAAGGCTTTGTACGGATCCCAATAACGACAGATATAGCCGAGGCGCTCGCATTTTCACAAGTTGCATTCCTCACCGTGCCGTCGACGGGCCAAGAAACAATCCTGCAAGAGATGGAAGGATACGACCTGCGCCACCACACCCTCATCGCCATCCCCGGCAACCTCCTGTCCTTGATCAAAAAGGCCAACGTGGAAGTCGGCAACATCCTAGAGACCAACCTGTCGCCGTACTCGTGCCGGATGGACGGCGGCCGGCTGATCGTGCTGGGCCGCAAGAAGCGCGTCATGATCGCGGCGCTgcacaacgacggcgacCAGGGCCCCGCGGCGACGGCCCAGTTCCGCGCGGCGGTGCAGGACCTGTTCCCGGCGGGCGTGGCGCTGCAGTGGTGCCACAACGTGGTGGAGGCGTGCCTGGCCAACGTCAACGGCGTCTTCCACCCCATCATGATGCTGATGAACGCGGGCCGCATCGAGAGCACGGGCGGCGACTTTCTCCTGTACCGCGACGGCCTGACGCCCGCCGTGGCGCGCGCCATGCTGGCCATCGACGGCGTGCGCGTGGCCATCGGCGCCGCCCTGGGCCTGCTCGTCCCCTCGACGCTCGACGTGTCCAACGCCTGCTACGGGCAGGACTTTGCCGCCCTCGAGACCCTGGCCGAGCGCTCGCCGCCGCACAACCGCCTCCGCGCGCCCGCGGAGTTTGCCGCCCACCGCAACATCTCGGAGGACGTGCCGGATCTGCTGGTGCCGTGGTGCGCGCTGGCCGAGGCGCTGGGCATCGACGCCTCGCCCGTCGCTGCGGTGGTTCTCTTGGCTGAGATGTCGACGGGGGTGGATTTTATGGAGACGGGGCGGAATTTGAAAAAGCTGAAGCTAGATGCTTTGTCGCGGGGCGAGCTCGTGGCAAAGTTTAGTCCGCCGGTTGCGCGGTACGAGAGCCGGCTgtga
- a CDS encoding mitochondrial phosphate carrier protein produces the protein MAAEKSSQLPTFAPSDYVKFFSAGALAATLTHGAATPIDVVKTRIQVDDAMKGLNMVKAARTIAAKEGASALLTGFGPTAVGYLVQGGSKFAGYEFFKKKFVEMAGGPERAVQHRTGIYLGASATAEFFADILLCPLEATRIRLVSQRGYATGLTTGFARMAREEGLRGFYSGFVPLLFKQVPYAVGQFAVHEAAVEGIYRTIGPEKKATLTHAQATGVELASGIVAGVAAAVLSHPADTLLSAINKGAGDKGQGATARMFQLAGEFGPKRLLLTGLGPRIFMTCGLVAGQFVIYAQCKALVGAAPGVEIHKED, from the exons ATGGCAGCAGAAAAGTCAAGTCAATTACCAACTTTTGCACCCTCCGATTATGTCAAGTTCTTCAGCGCAGGCGCGCTGGCGGCAACGCTCACACATGGC GCGGCAACACCAATCGACGTCGTCAAGACGCGGATACAAGTAGACGACGCAATGAAGGGCCTCAACATGGTCAAGGCAGCACGGACTATCGCAGCCAAAGAAGGCGCCTCGGCCCTGCTGACCGGCTTCGGCCCCACAGCGGTCGGTTATCTGGTCCAGGGTGGCAGCAAATTTGCGGGTTACGAGTTCTTCAAGAAGAAGTTCGTGGAGATGGCTGGCGGGCCCGAGAGGGCAGTGCAGCACCGGACGGGCATCTACCTGGGCGCCAGCGCGACGGCGGAATTCTTCGCCGACATTTTGCTGTGCCCGCTCGAGGCGACGCGGATCAGGCTGGTGTCGCAGCGCGGGTAcgcgaccgggctgacgacgGGGTTCGCGCGCATGGCGAGGGAGGAAGGGCTGCGCGGTTTCTACTCTGGCTTCGTGCCGCTGCTCTTCAAGCAGGTGCCGTACGCAGTTGGTCAGTTTGCGGTGCACGAGGCTGCGGTCGAGGGCATCTACCGCACGATTGGGCCAGAGAAGAAGGCGACGTTGACGCATGCGCAGGCGACGGGCGTGGAGTTGGCATCAGGCATCGTGGCGGGCGTGGCAGCAGCGGTACTATCCCACCCGGCGGACACGCTGCTCTCGGCCATCAACAAGGGCGCGGGCGACAAGGGTCAGGGGGCGACGGCGCGCATGTTCCAACTGGCAGGGGAGTTTGGACCAAAGAGGCTGCTGCTGACGGGGCTGGGGCCCAGGATTTTCATGACGTGCGGCCTTGTCGCGGGGCAATTTGTCATCTACGCGCAGTGCAAGGCATTGGTGGGTGCCGCGCCGGGTGTTGAAATTCACAAGGAGGACTGA
- a CDS encoding glycoside hydrolase, whose product MSIRHLFTALLAAVGTSSLELLPPLPKSDSDFTTAATWDWAKTAKTIFIDSSFANVSDTDGLTLIPPTAFDFASTFRDDISILLSQNWTLERVNGFPNFSNASGIFLGKYNGTANYENGSPTTEGYELRVTSPSSVFIGGSGARGMFWGTRTLLQLIMTNSPTGGIGSLSVGFRTTDAPAYATRGFLLDAGRKWYSPSFLKELCSYASFFKMSEFHYHLSDNYPLNRGRNESWQDVYSHFSLLPEKDTELKAILHGRENETLSRSDFMDLQQHCVSRGVTVIPEIEAPGHCLYLTKWKPELALPKRDLLNLTHPDTIPTVKRIWAEFLPWFQTKEVHIGADEYERDLADDYVNFVNDMSRWVNKTSNKRVRIWGTDEPSDKLTIDRDIVIQHWQYGQSDPIQVLQDGHDLINSQDWWAYTSIKSDHAPILPARYPQFFNESRLLNFADQDGWQWQPSDFNPFNKTMQVDPGAKGLRGATLAAWNDNGPDASTQLEAYYSLRRGIALTGARAWSGKRGVELNPDLVSTSVDFFSPFVPAQNLDRTVRGTNLTSVPTGSSSANRNPIISWKAGEEWVAEGSKGMNYTLTLTADGPFSLSGPDNSLSLVQSEDGHSLVFDADGYKYPLRSVSNKDGTELDPGHPGRIWVNASSTHEVVENISTPVNITITTDVLHGSLVWINGQFMGRFEVFVYGGRNTQFSWNQMAFVAPLRKMDGGLTSLVLDDGVSILGAGAGNETAQPPSQNAGSTRGGPESWTVIVAALLIHVTASAFM is encoded by the coding sequence ATGTCAATCAGGCATCTTTTCACAGCATTACTAGCGGCCGTTGGTACCTCGTCCCTCGAGTTGTTGCCTCCGTTGCCAAAAAGCGACAGTGATTTCACCACCGCAGCGACCTGGGACTGGGCGAAAACCGCAAAGACAATCTTTATCGATTCGTCATTCGCCAACGTATCCGACACAGACGGTCTCACACTCATCCCACCGACGGCATTCGACTTTGCCTCGACTTTCCGCGATGACATTAGCATCCTGCTGTCGCAGAACTGGACCCTAGAACGCGTGAACGGCTTTCCGAACTTCAGCAACGCAAGCGGCATCTTCCTTGGCAAGTACAATGGCACCGCAAATTACGAGAACGGCTCTCCTACTACGGAGGGCTACGAATTGCGGGTGACATCGCCTTCTTCAGTCTTCATCGGGGGGAGTGGAGCACGGGGAATGTTCTGGGGGACCCGCACCCTCCTGCAGCTCATAATGACAAACTCGCCCACTGGCGGTATTGGTAGCTTATCTGTTGGCTTCCGCACTACTGATGCACCTGCATATGCCACCCGTGGATTCTTGCTCGACGCTGGACGAAAATGGTACTCCCCATCCTTCCTAAAGGAGCTGTGCAGCTATGCGAGCTTCTTCAAGATGAGCGAGTTTCACTATCACCTTTCGGACAATTACCCACTAAACCGAGGGAGGAACGAGTCTTGGCAGGATGTGTATAGCCACTTCTCATTGCTGCCGGAGAAGGACACCGAGTTGAAGGCTATACTGCACGGAAGAGAAAATGAGACGTTGAGCCGGAGTGATTTTATGGATCTCCAGCAGCATTGTGTCAGCAGAGGTGTCACGGTCATCCCTGAGATCGAAGCTCCTGGCCACTGTCTGTACCTTACAAAGTGGAAGCCTGAGCTGGCTCTCCCTAAAAGGGACCTGCTTAATCTCACACACCCGGACACAATACCAACCGTCAAACGCATTTGGGCCGAGTTTCTTCCCTGGTTCCAGACAAAGGAGGTGCACATAGGTGCTGATGAATATGAGCGCGATTTGGCCGATGACTATGTCAACTTCGTCAACGATATGTCGCGCTGGGTGAACAAGACCTCCAACAAGCGGGTCAGAATCTGGGGCACAGACGAGCCTTCTGACAAGCTGACCATTGACCGCGACATCGTCATCCAGCACTGGCAATACGGCCAATCAGACCCTATCCAGGTTCTCCAGGACGGCCACGATCTGATCAACTCGCAGGATTGGTGGGCATACACATCTATCAAGAGCGACCACGCGCCAATCCTTCCAGCCCGCTACCCGCAATTCTTCAACGAATCACGCCTTCTCAACTTTGCCGACCAAGATGGCTGGCAGTGGCAGCCAAGCGACTTTAACCCCTTCAACAAGACGATGCAGGTCGACCCTGGCGCCAAGGGACTCCGCGGTGCGACACTGGCCGCGTGGAACGACAACGGCCCGGACGCGTCGACTCAGCTCGAGGCGTACTATTCGTTGCGCCGAGGCATCGCCTTGACCGGTGCGAGGGCCTGGAGCGGCAAGAGGGGCGTAGAGCTTAACCCCGATCTGGTATCTACGAGCGTGGATTTCTTTTCACCGTTCGTCCCGGCGCAGAACCTGGACAGGACTGTGCGAGGAACAAATTTGACGTCTGTGCCGacgggcagcagcagcgcaaaCCGTAACCCGATAATAAGCTGGAAGGCCGGCGAGGAGTGGGTTGCTGAAGGTAGCAAGGGCATGAATTACACCCTGACGCTGACCGCCGATGGGCCTTTTTCACTGAGCGGGCCTGACAACAGCCTCAGTCTGGTTCAGTCTGAGGATGGACATTCACTGGTGTTTGATGCCGATGGGTACAAGTATCCTCTGCGGTCAGTGTCTAATAAGGACGGAACGGAGTTGGATCCAGGCCATCCAGGTCGGATCTGGGTCAATGCTTCTTCAACCCATGAAGTCGTTGAGAACATCTCGACACCGGTCAACATTACTATTACGACGGATGTCTTGCACGGCAGTCTGGTCTGGATTAACGGACAGTTCATGGGGCGGTTCGAGGTATTCGTGTACGGTGGGCGGAACACACAGTTCAGCTGGAATCAGATGGCGTTTGTTGCGCCTTTGAGAAAGATGGACGGCGGATTGACAAGCTTGGTTTTGGACGATGGGGTCAGCATCCTTGGAGCAGGCGCAGGCAACGAGACAGCGCAGCCGCCGAGCCAAAATGCTGGTTCTACACGTGGTGGCCCAGAATCATGGACAGTAATTGTGGCAGCTCTGTTGATACATGTCACTGCCTCGGCCTTCATGTAG